Proteins encoded in a region of the Salminus brasiliensis chromosome 2, fSalBra1.hap2, whole genome shotgun sequence genome:
- the msgn1 gene encoding mesogenin-1, which yields MASLAEKLAQTDVDLLTAKILSQWDWRALGEPQHASLRYAPSSPDSSPYSSRSSPEPQTADGEQTFADFPYNGQHGRRAQNGQRKPSKPKMSSKRRMKASEREKLRMRSLAEALHQLRDYLPPVYSRKGQPLTKIQTLKYTIEYIKELSDILSQE from the coding sequence ATGGCTAGCCTCGCCGAAAAGCTCGCTCAGACGGACGTGGACCTCCTGACCGCCAAGATCTTGTCTCAGTGGGACTGGAGGGCTCTAGGAGAGCCGCAGCACGCCTCGTTAAGATACGCACCCTCATCTCCCGACTCGTCCCCCTACTCCAGCCGCTCCTCGCCGGAGCCGCAAACCGCGGACGGGGAGCAGACTTTCGCGGACTTTCCATATAACGGTCAACACGGCAGGAGAGCCCAGAACGGCCAGCGGAAACCGAGCAAGCCGAAGATGTCGAGCAAAAGGCGCATGAAGGCGAGCGAGAGGGAAAAGCTGCGGATGAGGAGTCTGGCGGAAGCTCTGCACCAGCTGAGGGATTACCTGCCCCCGGTCTACAGCCGCAAAGGACAGCCGCTGACCAAGATTCAGACACTGAAGTACACGATCGAGTACATAAAGGAGCTGTCGGACATTCTCAGTCAAGAATGA
- the LOC140550069 gene encoding flap endonuclease GEN homolog 1 — MGVTELWSILSPVQESVPLYSLTGKTLAVDLSLWICEAQHVQAMMGRVTKPHLRNLFFRASSLLRMGVKLVFVMEGEAPKIKAETMSKRTETAFRGSKMKSGPKPTRAKNTSRGRFKAVLQECAVMLDCLGIPWVAAAGEAEAMCAFLDAQGLVDGCITSDGDAFLYGAKTVYRNFNMNTKDPQIDCYKMSRVETELQLKRETLVGLAVLLGCDYIPKGVPGVGKEQTLKLIQNMNGQTLLQKFSEWKRDGSETTEVAVKKVTHCLVCRHPGSAKSHERNGCVYCDSKQFCQPQDYDSQCPCDWHRTEHARQTTSIETNIKKKTLACDRFPFTEIISEFLVPKDKAVHSFKRRKPNLLLMQNFALDKMEWPKHYTSEKVLAMVTYTELMNRRHGTETSVQIEPIRIYKRRIRNGISCFEVLWRKPDHYVFPEDSPPEEPDVVRTVEEENLFSAAFPHIVQLFQKETEEAKDNKSKRKKPKAEKQKPADSPDVVSDLLAQMSLQTSTETEPSSSLETVSPSITTLESTTDQCPTATLDAPKPPQRSSNHCEIKPEVPPSPYPTGTYSQAQSSPSVSAVLDELHLSSIDWDSLSFTASPSPQPQCSVAKLPAVKKLDEGAKTADCTIAPKSEGGKPAVIRKDSELRKTDLGPPCKLLSRNQKILPLSLGQQEPPTSTKMQQPKRCLPHQVPLKYTFVKSKHSFISSVLPQRSYSDPSYNRPPSDPDQANQQSLCKRSVCMNLGSSSEDSDVENRPEKEQKKSKAKDESETQVAQKTVLPPHPTKLDRISTPFRKGKLNNAHPNQSSDSDQDDSDALTDSPLPLAERLKLKFIK, encoded by the exons ATGGGGGTGACTGAGCTGTGGTCAATCCTGAGTCCAGTGCAAGAGTCTGTACCATTGTACAGTCTTACTGGCAAGACTCTGGCTGTGGATCTAAGTTTGTGGATCTGTGAAGCCCAACACGTCCAAGCAATGATGGGCAGAGTTACAAAACCTCATCTACG tAATTTGTTTTTCCGTGCGTCGTCTCTTCTTCGGATGGGGGTTAAACTTGTGTTCGTTATGGAGGGAGAAGCCCCAAAAATCAAAGCAGAGACTATGAGCAAGAGGACAGAGACTGCGTTTCGTGGTAGTAAAATGAAGAGTGGTCCCAAACCCACAAGAgccaaaaacacaagcaggggGCGCTTTAAGGCTGTCCTTCAAGAG TGTGCCGTGATGTTAGACTGTCTGGGCATACCATGGGTAGCTGCAGCTGGTGAAGCAGAGGCAATGTGTGCCTTCCTGGATGCACAAGGTTTGGTGGATGGCTGCATTACTAGTGATGGAGACGCTTTTCTGTATGGCGCCAAAACTGTCTACAGAAACTTCAACATGAACACAAAG GACCCCCAGATAGACTGCTATAAGATGTCCAGAGTGGAGACTGAGCTACAGCTGAAACGAGAGACGCTGGTTGGTCTGGCTGTGCTCCTCGGCTGTGATTACATACCTAAG GGTGTTCCAGGTGTTGGAAAAGAACAAACTCTTAAGTTGATACAGAATATGAATGGACAAACTCTTCTTCAAAA ATTCAGTGAGTGGAAGAGAGATGGTTCAGAGACTACAGAGGTTGCTGTGAAAAAGGTCACCCACTGTCTGGTGTGTCGTCACCCTG GTTCTGCCAAATCTCACGAGCGTAATGGATGTGTGTACTGTGACAGTAAGCAGTTCTGCCAGCCCCAGGACTATGACTCCCAGTGCCCCTGCGATTGGCACCGTACTGAGCACGCTCGCCAGACCACCTCCAttgaaactaatattaaaaa GAAAACACTAGCCTGTGACAGGTTCCCCTTCACAGAG ATCATCAGTGAATTTCTGGTTCCAAAGGACAAAGCTGTTCATAGTTTTAAAAGAAGGAAGCCCAACCTACTCCTCATGCAG AACTTTGCTCTGGACAAGATGGAGTGGCCTAAACACTACACCAGTGAGAAAGTACTTGCAATGGTGACCTACACTGAACTAATGAACAGAAGACATGGAACAGAAACTTCAGTGCAGATAGAGCCCATTCG AATATACAAGCGCCGAATAAGGAATGGCATCTCCTGCTTTGAAGTCCTGTGGAGGAAACCAG ATCATTATGTATTTCCTGAGGATAGTCCTCCAGAGGAGCCGGATGTAGTGAGGACGGTGGAGGAGGAGAACCTGTTCTCTGCAGCTTTCCCACACATCGTCCAGCTTTTCCAGAAGGAAACAGAGGAGGCCAAGGACAACAAATCGAAGA GAAAGAAACCGAAGGCAGAAAAGCAGAAGCCGGCAGATTCCCCCGATGTAGTCTCTGATCTCCTTGCTCAGATGTCTCTGCAAACATCTACAGAAACAGAACCCTCATCATCCTTAGAGACTGTCTCACCCAGCATAACGACTCTGGAATCCACAACAGACCAGTGCCCCACTGCTACACTTGATGCACCGAAGCCCCCCCAACGTTCATCAAATCACTGCGAGATCAAGCCAGAAGTTCCCCCTTCCCCCTACCCTACAGGCACGTACTCTCAGGCCCAAAGCTCTCCTTCTGTGTCCGCTGTACTTGACGAGCTGCACCTGAGCAGTATTGACTGGGATTCTTTATCCTTCACTGCCTCCCCATCTCCTCAGCCTCAGTGCAGTGTGGCTAAGCTGCCGGCAGTGAAAAAGTTGGACGAAGGAGCCAAAACGGCAGACTGCACCATTGCTCCTAAGTCAGAAGGAGGAAAACCAGCAGTCATTAGGAAAGATTCTGAACTGAGGAAAACTGATTTAGGCCCACCCTGCAAACTGCTGTCTAGGAATCAAAAAATTCTTCCACTCTCACTAGGTCAACAAGAACCCCCTACCTCTACAAAAATGCAGCAGCCCAAACGCTGCCTCCCTCATCAGGTGCCTCTAAAATACACGTTTGTTAAATcaaaacattcattcatttcttctgTACTGCCTCAGAGAAGTTACTCTGACCCCAGTTACAACAGACCTCCTAGCGATCCTGACCAGGCAAACCAACAGAGTTTGTGTAAGAGAAGTGTTTGTATGAACCTAGGCTCTTCCAGTGAAGACAGTGATGTGGAGAATCGCCctgaaaaagaacaaaagaaaagcaAAGCCAAGGATGAGTCAGAAACACAAGTCGCGCAAAAAACTGTTTTACCGCCTCACCCAACTAAACTGGATCGCATCAGTACGCCGTTTAGAAAAGGGAAGTTAAATAATGCACATCCCAACCAGTCGTCAGATTCTGATCAAGATGATTCTGATGCGTTGACAGATAGCCCTCTACCACTAGCAGAGAGGTTAAAACTTAAATTTATTAAGTGA
- the ost4 gene encoding dolichyl-diphosphooligosaccharide--protein glycosyltransferase subunit 4 translates to MVTDVQLAIFANMLGVSLFLLVVLYHYVAVNNPKKLE, encoded by the coding sequence ATGGTGACAGACGTACAGCTGGCCATTTTCGCCAACATGCTTGgagtctctctcttcctgttgGTGGTGCTGTACCACTACGTGGCTGTGAACAATCCCAAGAAACTTGAGTGA